The stretch of DNA AAGAAATCATAGGCACGGAGCAGATATTCGCCATCGGCGGGGATCGTATAATCGATCAGCGGGTCCCCGCGCATTTCATTGCGGCTAAAAGCGACGCGGCGGCCGTTGGGGTCGTAGAGTTCCAACGTTGCATCCATACGAGAATCGATCCGCTTAGCGCGGCATTCGATGATGAGCCGTTGTCCCTTGGTGGCGGGGAATTTGAAAAAGTCGATGTCGCCGGCGGCATTGCTGCGGGCATTGACGACGGCGCCTTGCTCGATGGCTGTGGCGGTTTCGGGCGTATTGTTGGCTTCGGCTTCTTGAACTTCGCTGTGGGTGCCCACCACAAACGTCCGGGGATTACTCATGCCGAACAGACCGGACGAGCGGACGTCGTAAACTCCCGGCGGAACTTTTTCGTCGATGCGAATCTGAAATTGATTGGCGACAGGAACTTCGCGACCATTGACGACCTTGGTCTTTTGTTCAGCTGTGATTCCGGGATGCGAGAAGTACAACCTGCTGACTTCGTCTCCGTCGGCGGAGTTGGTGATCGTGAGATCGACTTTCGCGCCGGCTTGTCCGCCGGGGGGAAAGATGGCATACATCCGGTTTTGCGGCAATTGCGCGTGTGACGTATTGGTCAGCATGACCAACGTGCAGCCCGCCAATAACAGTGACGCGAAGCGAGGCGATCGAAATCGCGGCGAAACCAGGAGGAGGCTACGATTATTTCGCATGGTCGGATGTCCTTCACACTCGTTGGCAAGGTGGGGCAGCATGGCCAACTTACGGTTGCGGATGGTCGTGATGAAAACGTCGTGCTCAAATCGTTATGGCGACATGAGTAGCGAGGTCGATGCGGCCCTCATGTCGAGATTTCAATTCTCACATGAAACCGCCGGTAGGAGTCGAAGGCGGGAACAGGCGGCATCAAACATGTGATGCATCGCCTGCGATCGTGGTGTGTTTTGTAAGTCGTCAATGCTGGAGTGTCGCCGCTTGGCCGAAACCGGCGAACCAAGGAGTTCGCCTCCGTCCAAGAACGGCTCATTCTATTCATAAATTTTAACGGATAAGCGGGTCGAATGAAAAGGAAAACGACCGGGATTTACTCCGTTTGCGCAAAGTTTCGGGGGCCGTCTCGGCGTAATCCGTCCAGGCGTCGAACCTCGCATTTCAAGGTCAATAAAAAACGGCCGGACACAGAGGTGTGACCGGCCGTGAGGCTAATTGGGGGATTGTCAAATCGACATTAGTGATTGAACAAGAATTCCTTGGTGTTCACCAACGCCCAAATGATGTCCTCGTAAGCGATTTGCTTCTCTTTTTCGTGCTTTGCAATATGCGCCAGGGCGATTTTCAACTCATCATCCTGGGGAGCCCGCGAATAGACCGATAGGTACAATTCTTGGATCTTCTGCTCGTCGCTCGTTTCCGTATCCTTGGCCAAAATGGCTGCACGACCGGACGCATTGGAGATTTTTCCCTGGACTTCGCTGCTATTGAGCAAATGCAGGCTTTGCGCCAAGTTGGCTTCCTGCGAACGTTCGCATTCGCAGGCCGTTTCGCCCTGTGGTTGGCCAAAGACTTTCAGGAAATAGGTGCCGACCGACGGATCGGGCAACTGTAACGCCGATGTTCCTGCGGGCAGTCCCTTGTAAGCTTGCGAGGTGGAGGTCACCTGGTGCAGAGCATCGTATAGGACTTCGGCTTTCAGTCGGCGGGGGTAATACCGCGAGAAGTTTTGCTTGTCTTTGAGGTTGTAATCATTGGGGATCGCACTGAGTTGGTAGGTGTTGGACTTGCAAATCGTCCGGACCAGCCATTTCAGGTCGAAGTTATTCTCAATGAATTGCTGCGCCAGATTGTCCAGCAATTCGGGATTCGACGGCGGATTGGTTTCCCGCATGTCGTCTTCGGGCTCGACAATGCCGCGGTCGAAGAAATGCTTCCAATAACGATTGACGATGGCCTTGGCGAAGAAGGGGTTATCTTTGGCGGCCATCCAGTCCACGAGATAGTGACGTGGATCGCGGTCGGCGGGGATGTCAAACGCTTCAACACCCAGTCCGGCCGGTTTCAGTTTTGTGCCGTTGCGGGGATTCTTTGCCGTGGCGACCCCTTCATTGTGGAAGATACGGCGGTCGCGGGCGGCACTTGCATCGTTTGCCAGTTTTTTGTTGCCCACGCGTGAGAAAAATGCGGACAAGCTGTAGTAGTCGTTTTGGCTCCAGCGTTCGAATGGGTGGTGGTGGCAGCGTGCACATTGAATCCGTAAACCGAGGAACAATTGTGCCGTGTCTTCAACCTGTTCGTTGTTCTTACTGACTTCGCGGTACCAGACGACGGGCGGATTTTGGTCCATGTCGCCCGAAGCGGTCAAGATTTCACGGGCAAATTGATCGTAGGGTTTGTTTTCGTACAGGCTGTTCCAAATCCAGCGATAAAAGGCATACGTCCCTTTTTGGTCCGTGGCTCCGCGACGTTTGTTACGCAGCACCATGTTCCATTTGTTGGCGAACAAATCGGCGTAGCCGGGACTGTCGACCAAGCGGTCGATCAACTTATCGCGTTTTTCCGGATCGCTGTCAGCCAGAAATTGGCGGACTTCTTCAGCGGTCGGGATTTCTCCGGTGATGTCGACATAGGCACGGCGGATAAACGTTGCGTCGTTGGCGGGGCCTGACGGCGGGATGCCCAGCAACTTCAGTTTGTTCATCACCGCTTCGTCAACGAAATTGTTCGGTTCTGGGATATCGGCGAGATCGGCTCCCAATGGAATCGTCGCGCGAAACGTGGAGACTTGTCCTTGATAACGGGCCATGATGGCGACTTCGCCACTCAAATCGAGTGAGCGGACCAAGCCGGTTTTTCCGGATTCGGCCATCTCTGTGTCGTTGGGCTCAAACAGCGCCATGCGGGTGACGTCTTCGGTGCTGCCGTCACTATAAGTAGCGACGACGGTGATTTGTTGTTCGGCGCCGCGATCCATGACCCGACCGGTGGGCAGGCATTGGATGCTGGTGACGACCGGGTCTTCAGGGTTTCCATACGGCATGCCTTGCTCAATCCAGTGAGCGATCAGCCGGTATTCGTGGCTGTCCTCTTCCATCCGTTTTCCACCACCGTGCGGCGATTTGCCGACCGGTTTGGTGAGGAACAAGCTTTCATCGGGTGAGGCCGGATTCAGCCGTCGGCCACGTCCTTCTTTGACCAAGAACTCGTAATCGTCATCGGGATAGAAACCCAAGAGCGAAAGTTTGAAGCCGTTTTGTCCACTGGCTTTGCCGTGGCAACCCCCGCTGTTGCAACCGAGTTTGGTGAAAATCGGTACGATCTGATTCTTGAAGTTCATCGGCGGGTCGTTGGCAATGCCCGCGACAGTTCCACTGAGCGACGCTGATTTTCCTGCTTCGATCGAGGCAGTAATGGTCACCGTTCCGTCGGCTAGCGGTGTGACATACCCATCGTCGCTGATGGAAACAATGCCTTCCGGCTCAGCCTTGTAGGTGACTTTACGGGTGAAGTCGTGTTGTTGCCCGCTGGCGAACAGACCGGTCACAAAGAGTTGTTGACTTCGATCACGGCCATTGATGACAAACCCTTTGCCATCGATATTCGGTTCGACGCGGAGTTCAGTCAACGGGCCGGGATCCCCCAAACCAGATGACTTGGTTTCCTCGACAGCCGATGCGCTTCCCGCGATAGCTGTCCAAAGACAAATGCTCCACGCAGCCGGTGCAATGCGCCAGAAACGGTCCATTCTCTGCTCTCCCTGTCGGTTTGAATCGGAACCCACCGCTTGAATCCGTTGCAATCGGTAGTGGCACAGCCACTCTAAATGGTTACGTTGTCATTGATAATTTCCGCACAAACCCCTGCAGGATTCGTGCAGGCTGGAAAATGCTCAACGCATCAAAATAGGTGGGACGGTGCAGTAAGGTCAAGAATACCAATCAAAATATGCTGATGCAAGCACTGATGCTGTCTCAGACGAAGTGTCGTCCTCGCTACAGATCATCGGGAACTTGGCAAACAGGTCGCTTCGTGACGATAATTCGGGTGGTACGAGATCGAAGGTCTTGGGTAGGTCTCGGGAAGGAACGGCGTGTTGCCGCAAATTACTTTGGAGTGTCAGGTTCAATGATCATGGGTAGGATCAATTCCCTGAATGTGGGGGTCGGTGAGGAATGTTCTCTTCAGAATACGATATTTCTGAGTGACTTTGCAACGACACTTTGCAGAATGGGGGTATGGAATTTTTTATTGCATTGTCGGTTGTTGCTGATGGTTTACAATACAAGTGCAACCTCAGCGTTGTCGATGTGAGGTTAAAGGACCCTTGGTGAGCGCGATTCCCGCAGGGTTTCCTGCCGAATCGGCAAATGGCCGCGAGCACAATTGCCGCATGGCGATGACGAGTGGTTCATCCAATTGAGCAAACCATCCCCAACTGGTAAGCGGACAGCGGTGTCCGATGCCGAATTAGACCGACTGAGTAAACATGCCGACGACCCATTCCAAGAATATCGACGACGCCATTGCCGCCATCCAAGCAGGGCGACCGGTGATCGTCATCGACGATGCTGACCGCGAAAATGAAGGAGACTTCATTTGCGCCGCCGAATCGATCACCCCCGAAACGGTGCGATTGATGTTGCGGCATGGCATGGGGTTGCTGTGTACACCGGTCAGTGCGGCAATCGCACAGCGGCTCAATTTCAGCCCCATGGTCGATAGCCGCCGCAGTTCGACGCCGATGCAAACGCCGTTTCAAATTCCAGTCGATCACCGCAGTGCCGGGACGGGAGTGAGCGTCGAGAACCGTCTACGGACGATCCGCGCCATCGGCGACCCGAATTCCCGTCCCGACGACTTTTTTGGTCCCGGACACATTCACCCACTGGTCGCCAAAGAAGGAGGCGTGCTCCGTCGCGCTGGACATACCGAGGCGGCCATCGATCTGATGCATTTGGCCGGCATGCAACCGGCAGCCGCGTTGATCGAGATTTGCAGCCAGGAAACCGACGGCATGTCGGACCATCAGGAATTGAAACAGCTCTCGGAGCAATTCGATCTGCCGCTGCTGACGATAGAGGAATTGATCCGTTACCGCAGCGAACGCGAACAGTTAATCCATCGCGAGGTAGACGCTCACATGCCGTCACGTTATGGCGACCTGCGGGTGATTGCTTACCGCGTCGAACATGAGGATCAAGTGCCGATCGCGATTGTGATGGGCGACCTTGCCTCGGTCGATGCCCCGCTGGTGCGGATGCATTCGTCTTGTTTTACGGGCGATTTATTAGCTTCGCTGCGGTGCGACTGCGGCGATCAATTGCATATGGCACTCGACATGATCCGCCGCGAAGGCGTAGGCGCTGTCGTGTATTTGCCCCAAGAAGGACGCGGCATCGGACTGATCCCCAAGCTGAAAGCTTATGTCCTGCAGGACGAAGGCTACGATACGGTCGAAGCCAATCATAAGCTGGGCTTCAAAGCAGACCCCCGCGATTATGGGATCGGCTTGCAGGTGCTGAAGGATTTGGATTTGCGACGGGTGCGGCTGCTGACCAACAATCCCAAAAAGACCGACGCATTTGCGCAGCGGTTTGATCTGGAAGTGGTTGAGCAAATCCCCATTGTCGCTTCACCGGAAAAGCACCGGCAACATTACTTGGAAACTAAGCGGACCAAGATGGGGCACATATTACCGGCGGCGGCAGAGATCGATCCAGTACAGCCGGCGAGCGGACAAGAGATTGCCGAGAATTGAGCAATCGCTCGTAACCGGCATGACTTCGAAGCAGGGTCTATTCTTCTGAGGCAAAACTCAGGCTAGTGCAAAACCCGTAGTGATTCGCCGCGGCGGATCTTTTCGTCAGCCTGAACAGCTCAGGCGGCGACGGCGGCTGAATATTGAATCAGTCGCAGCTTTGCCACTCTTCGATCATTTCCATCAGCATTTCCGTTTCCACGCTTTTGGCCCACACAGTCTCGCCACCTTCCAGCGCGACCTCGTGCAGTCCTTCGCATTGGCAATCGACTTCACCGCAAAAGTGCGGCGTCGCCGAAATCCAAATCACCCGGTACAACGGAATCTGCTTGTCATCCACGCGGCAAAATATGCTCACGATGCTCACCCTGAAATCCAGTCCGCAGGCAGCCGCCGAACACAAGGGCCACTCACAACGGAGTCAAAATAATAAAGCACCAGTCTGAAACAACGCTGAACGATCAGTCCAACGCGATCGCTAACGAAACTCGAAAACGCTCTGGTGCTTTGTTCTTACTCTATGTCAATCAAGCCAAACCGCGATAATGCGAGTTTGCCACCCGAATTATTCGTTTTAACTACATGCATTGACAAGGACAATCCCAAATGAAAATCGGTTTTGGGATGACTCCAACGTGTATCAATATGCCTCTGTTTTCGATTTGTGCACCAAACTCAGTGGTTCGGGGAGTCCTATTGAGCTAGGGAAATTGACAGTCATGTCCAGTATATCGCCCGCGTCGCTTTCCCTTTCTGTCTGATTTCAACTCATCTCACCGCCACGGATCGTAATCGGTCTCATGACGATCCAGTGCGCGAATCATCGCCTGCCATTGAAACGGCCAACGTCCCGCTTGGGTGAGGACGGCTCGACTTTGCAAGGCGACCTCGCCGGGGACCGGCAGCACCGGACGACCGGTCGACATAGCCGCCATATTCACGTTGCAGGTCCGCTCCATATCAATCATGTCGATCAAAGCCTGTTCCACCGTCGTCGCACAGGTCAGCAGTCCATGGTTCGCCAGTATTAAAGCGCGCTTAGAGCCCAGTGACTCGACAATGCCTTTGGTCTGCTCCCCATCGATGACGATTCCCGTGTACTCGGCATAGAGAGCATGGTCGTCGTAGAATGAACAGCCGGTTTGATCCAATGGTTCCAAGAGCATGCCTAACGCGCTAAACGCGCTGCCGCCGGGGGGATGCGTATGGACGGCACAATTCACATCGGGCCGCGCGGTGTGGATGGCCGAGTGAATACAAAATCCGGCAAGGTTGATCATTTCGCCGCCGGTCACAATCTCACCCGCTGAGTTCACCAATACCAAATTGTCAGCGCGGATTTCGCTAAACAGCAGGCCGAACGGATTGACCCAAAAATACTCCGGAGCCTGCGGCACTCGCAGTGAGATGTGTCCGGCAATTCCGTCGTCTAAACCCAAACGGGCCAGCATACGGTACGCGGCCGCGAGTTTGATTTTTTCCTCACGCGCTTCGGGCGTATCGGCCAGCGCAATGACGCGGTCCCGTTCTTCGCTGTGGGCAGCAGTCTGCTCGTGCAGGATGGATTCCGGATCTTTGTTGACCATAGCAGCAGCCTCAGTGAAGGGATGTGAAGAAATGGAGATAGACAATCGTAAACCGGCAGGCTGTCGGCGGCAACTCTCTCCCCCGATACCACTCACCACTCAGCGGCAGCGCGTGCAACTGTTTCTCGGAACGTCTATATTGGAGATCGCTTCGCCGTTGGAAATTGTTACCCCGTCTCTACAACTAACATCTCTGTTTGGACTCAACCGCCGTGACACTCACCGTCGTCAACCCCTACGATCAAAGCACTGTTGCCGAGTTGCCTTTTGATACCGAGACTCAAATCGCCGAGAAACTAGACCGCGCCACGACCGCATTTTCGACATGGCGTCGTTTAAGTCTCGACCAGCGTGCGGCGATCGTTCAAAGCGGATTGGCGAAATTGCGAGACAACAGCGAACAAATTGTCCGCGACGTTACCTTGCAGATGGGCAAACCGTTCAAGCAGGCCCAAGGTGAACTGGAGACGTTGTTTGACCGGGCGGAAACCTGTTTGGAACTGGCTGCCGATGCGCTCAGCCCCGATATTCTGCCCCCGCAGCCGGGGTTGGTGCGACGGATCGAACATGTGCCGCTGGGCGTTGTGTTCGACATTGCCGCCTGGAACTATCCGCTGATCATCCCCATCAATGTCATCGTCCCCGCCCTGCTCTGCGGCAATACAGTGCTGTTAAAGCACAGTGCGAAGACGCCGCTCTGCGGACGGCATTTGGCCGAGGCGTTTGGAAAACTGGCCGTTCCCGATTTGGTCACCGATGTGGTGCTCAACCACGCCCAGACCGAGCAGCTGATTGCCGACCGGCGTGTGCATCACGTTTCGTTTACCGGCTCCGTCGCCGGTGGCCGCAAGATTGCGCGGTACGCAGCCGAGCAGTTGATTGATACCGGATTAGAACTCGGTGGAAATGACCCCGCCTATGTCGCTGCCGATGCCGATCTGGATTTTGCCGTGGCCAACCTCGTCGATGGGGCGTGCTACAACGCCGGTCAATCCTGCTGTGGTGTGGAACGCGCGTATGTGCATGAAACACTGTACGACGAATTCCTGTGCAAAGCCGAGGCAGCGCTGCGGGACTATCGACTCGGAGATCCGCTCG from Symmachiella dynata encodes:
- a CDS encoding aldehyde dehydrogenase family protein, producing the protein MTLTVVNPYDQSTVAELPFDTETQIAEKLDRATTAFSTWRRLSLDQRAAIVQSGLAKLRDNSEQIVRDVTLQMGKPFKQAQGELETLFDRAETCLELAADALSPDILPPQPGLVRRIEHVPLGVVFDIAAWNYPLIIPINVIVPALLCGNTVLLKHSAKTPLCGRHLAEAFGKLAVPDLVTDVVLNHAQTEQLIADRRVHHVSFTGSVAGGRKIARYAAEQLIDTGLELGGNDPAYVAADADLDFAVANLVDGACYNAGQSCCGVERAYVHETLYDEFLCKAEAALRDYRLGDPLDEQTTLGPLASRTALGELEQQVRDAVDRGARLLCGGSRVPDQSGNFFAPTLLADVPQDSVVMQEESFGPILPVASVADDAQALALMNDSRFGLTASVWTRDQERAERFAGELKAGTVFQNRCDYLDPALPWTGVGESGKGSTLSQYGFWHLTRRKSINFRTET
- a CDS encoding DUF1549 domain-containing protein; its protein translation is MDRFWRIAPAAWSICLWTAIAGSASAVEETKSSGLGDPGPLTELRVEPNIDGKGFVINGRDRSQQLFVTGLFASGQQHDFTRKVTYKAEPEGIVSISDDGYVTPLADGTVTITASIEAGKSASLSGTVAGIANDPPMNFKNQIVPIFTKLGCNSGGCHGKASGQNGFKLSLLGFYPDDDYEFLVKEGRGRRLNPASPDESLFLTKPVGKSPHGGGKRMEEDSHEYRLIAHWIEQGMPYGNPEDPVVTSIQCLPTGRVMDRGAEQQITVVATYSDGSTEDVTRMALFEPNDTEMAESGKTGLVRSLDLSGEVAIMARYQGQVSTFRATIPLGADLADIPEPNNFVDEAVMNKLKLLGIPPSGPANDATFIRRAYVDITGEIPTAEEVRQFLADSDPEKRDKLIDRLVDSPGYADLFANKWNMVLRNKRRGATDQKGTYAFYRWIWNSLYENKPYDQFAREILTASGDMDQNPPVVWYREVSKNNEQVEDTAQLFLGLRIQCARCHHHPFERWSQNDYYSLSAFFSRVGNKKLANDASAARDRRIFHNEGVATAKNPRNGTKLKPAGLGVEAFDIPADRDPRHYLVDWMAAKDNPFFAKAIVNRYWKHFFDRGIVEPEDDMRETNPPSNPELLDNLAQQFIENNFDLKWLVRTICKSNTYQLSAIPNDYNLKDKQNFSRYYPRRLKAEVLYDALHQVTSTSQAYKGLPAGTSALQLPDPSVGTYFLKVFGQPQGETACECERSQEANLAQSLHLLNSSEVQGKISNASGRAAILAKDTETSDEQKIQELYLSVYSRAPQDDELKIALAHIAKHEKEKQIAYEDIIWALVNTKEFLFNH
- a CDS encoding class II aldolase/adducin family protein, which produces MVNKDPESILHEQTAAHSEERDRVIALADTPEAREEKIKLAAAYRMLARLGLDDGIAGHISLRVPQAPEYFWVNPFGLLFSEIRADNLVLVNSAGEIVTGGEMINLAGFCIHSAIHTARPDVNCAVHTHPPGGSAFSALGMLLEPLDQTGCSFYDDHALYAEYTGIVIDGEQTKGIVESLGSKRALILANHGLLTCATTVEQALIDMIDMERTCNVNMAAMSTGRPVLPVPGEVALQSRAVLTQAGRWPFQWQAMIRALDRHETDYDPWR
- the ribA gene encoding GTP cyclohydrolase II, with protein sequence MPTTHSKNIDDAIAAIQAGRPVIVIDDADRENEGDFICAAESITPETVRLMLRHGMGLLCTPVSAAIAQRLNFSPMVDSRRSSTPMQTPFQIPVDHRSAGTGVSVENRLRTIRAIGDPNSRPDDFFGPGHIHPLVAKEGGVLRRAGHTEAAIDLMHLAGMQPAAALIEICSQETDGMSDHQELKQLSEQFDLPLLTIEELIRYRSEREQLIHREVDAHMPSRYGDLRVIAYRVEHEDQVPIAIVMGDLASVDAPLVRMHSSCFTGDLLASLRCDCGDQLHMALDMIRREGVGAVVYLPQEGRGIGLIPKLKAYVLQDEGYDTVEANHKLGFKADPRDYGIGLQVLKDLDLRRVRLLTNNPKKTDAFAQRFDLEVVEQIPIVASPEKHRQHYLETKRTKMGHILPAAAEIDPVQPASGQEIAEN